The genomic DNA GCGTAACGGCCTCACGCGTGAGAACGAGCAGCCAATACGCACAACAATCCAGCAGAATACCGGGGCCCGCACCACCAGGTCAAAACACCCCTGCCGCTCCCCCGCACGCAGGCCCGGCCCACGTCAGGCCCGGAAGATCAACGCCGCCGGGCCACCCGGCCCTCGTCCCAGACCGCCTCCGGCGTCTCCCGGACCCGGCCGTCCGCGCCGAAGAGCAGGAACCGGTCGAAGCTGCGCGCGAACCAGCGGTCGTGCGTCACCGCCAGCACCGTCCCCTCGTACGCCTCAAGCCCCTCCTGGAGCGCCTCCGCGCTCTCCAGGTCGAGGTTGTCCGTCGGCTCGTCGAGCAGCAGCGCCGTCGACCCCTCCAGCTCCAGCAGCAGGATCTGGAACCGGGCCTGCTGGCCGCCCGAGAGCCGGTCGAAGGGCTGCTCCGCCGCCCGGTCCAGCTCGTACCTGCGCAGGGCCGACATCGACGCGCCCTTGTCCTTCGCGTGGTCCTTCCACAGGATGTCCAGCAGGGTGCGCCCCTGCAGCTCCGGGTGCGCGTGGGTCTGCGCGAAGTGCCCCGGCACCACGCGGGCGCCCAGCTTCCACATCCCGCCGTGCGCCACTGCCTCTCCCGTGGGGCTCCCCGCCAGCAGCCGCAGGAAGTGCGACTTCCCCGAGCCGTTCGAGCCCAGCACCGCGACCCGCTCCCCGTAGAAGACCTCCAGCGAGAACGGGCTCATCAGCCCGCTCAGCTCCAGCTCCTCGCAGGTGATCGCCCGCACCCCGGTCCGCCCGCCGCGCAGCCGCATCCGGATGTCCTGCTCCCGCGGCGGCGCCATCGGCGGTCCCGCCTCCTCGAACTTCCGCAGCCGCGTCTGCGCGGCCCGGTAGCGCGAGGCCATGTCGGAGTTGAACGCGGCCTTCTGCTTGTACATGATGACCAGCCGCTTGAGCTTCGCGTGCTCCTCGTCCCAGCGCCTGCGCAGCTCCTCGAACCGCTCGAAGCGCTCCTTGCGCGCCTCGTGGTACGTGCCGAAGCCGCCCCCGTGCACCCACACGTCGCTGCCCGCGGGGCTCGGCTCGACGCTGACGATCTTCTCCGCGCTGCGCGCCAGCAGCTCCCGGTCGTGGCTGACGAAGAGCACGGTCTTCTGCGTCTCCCGGAGCTGCTGCTCCAGCCACAACTTGCCCGGTACGTCCAGATAGTTGTCCGGCTCGTCGAGCAGCAGCACCTCGTCCGTACCGCGCAGCAGCGCCTCCAGCACGAGCCGCTTCTGCTCGCCGCCCGACAACGTACGCACCTCGCGCCACTGGGCCCGCTCGTACGGCACGCCCAGGGCGGCCATCGTGCACTTGTCCCACAGCGTCTCCGCCTCGTACCCCCGGGCCTCCGCCCAGTCGCTCAGCGCCTGCGCGTACGCGAGCTGGGCGCGCTCGTCGTCGCGCTCCATGATCGCCGACTCGGCCTCGTCGACCGCCGCCGCGGCCGTCCGGATCCGCGGCTGGGCGACGGAGACCAGCAGGTCACGAACCGTACGCTCGTCCCGCACCGAGCCGACGAACTGCGGCATCACGCCCAGCCCGCCGCCGGTCGAGATGCTGCCGCCGTGCGGCTGCAGCTCCCCGGCGAGCAGCCGCAGCAAGGTCGTCTTCCCCGCCCCGTTGGCCCCCACCAGCGCCACGGCGGCGCCCTCGCCGACGCGGAACGAGACGTCGCCGAGCAGCGGCCGCCCGTCCGGCAGGTAGTACTCCAGGTGCGCGGCCTCCAGGTGTCCCATGCACCCCATCCTCCCGGCCCGCGGCGCCACGGCGAAACGGGTTTTCCGCGCCGTACGGGACCCGCCCGTCCCGTACGCCCCCGGACCGCCCCCGCGGCGCCCAACGCCCCCACGCCGCCGTCCGGGTGACGGTGGGCCCGGTTAAGATGCCCGCCATGAGCTTCGGGCAGGGGGGCGGCTACGGCGGCCCCGGGGGGCAGGGGCAGGGATCGGGCTTCGGTCCGCCGGGATCCGGCGGGCCCGCGCCCGACTGGAGCGCGCTCGCCGACTCCGCGGCCGCCGAGCGGCGCCGCAAGCGGCGGCTGCTGACGATCGTCGGCGGGGCGCTGGCCACGGTCGTGATAGCCGGCGCGGTCGCCGCGGCGGTCGTCACCACCTCCGGCGGCGACGACGATCCGTCGAGCAGCGCCTCGGAGGACCGGATATCCGGCGCGGGGAGCGAGAGCGGCAAGGGCGACCCGTCGTTCTCCTCGGTGGCCCCGCCGCCGGACCCCAAGGAGTTCATCGCCTCCGCGGACAAGGACACGGCCCCGCTGACCGTCGACAGCTTCTTCCCCAACGAGAAGATCACCGTCAGCGGCCACACGTACGAGCGCAGGGCCACTCACAGCACCCGCGAGTGCGCCTCCGGCGCCTCCAGCAAGCTCGGCAAGATCCTCACCGCCAACGGCTGCGACCGGCTGCTGCGCGCCACGTTCACCCGCGAGGGCATGGCGGTCACCGTCGGCGTCGCCGCCTTCGCCGACGAGGGCCCGGCCGCCCGCACCGCCGAGCAGGCGAACGGCAACCTGGAGTCGCTGCCCGGCCAGGGCGTCCCCGAGTTCTGCCGCGCCACCGCCTGCCGGCTAACGAGCAACACCCTCGGCCGCTACGCCTACTTCACCATCGCCGGCTACGCCGACGGCAAGGCCGTCACCGCCGACGACGGCCCGACGAGCGAGGCCGTACGGGACACCGGCGCGTACGTCTACCGCCGCATCATGGACCGCGGCCGGGAGCAGGCCCTGAAGTCAACCGAGCAGTAGCCCCGTCCGCCTTTCGGGCGAGGACAGCCCCCGAACGGGGCAACCCGCGTGGTACGAGGGCGCGCGCGGTGGTCCGCTGGACTCATGAAAATCCTGGTCACCGGCGCCACGGGCGCCCTCGGCAGCCGACTCGTACCCCTCCTCACCGCGGCCGGACACACCGTCACCGGCACCACCACGAGCGAGGCGAAGACGGAGCGGCTGCGCGCGGCGGGCGCGGAGCCGGTCGTGCTCGACGTGCTCGACCCGGCGGCCGTACGGGAGGCCGTGGCGGACGCCGCCCCCGAGGTGATCGTGCACGAGGCCACGGCCCTCTCCCAGCAGACCGACCTGAGCGCCCGCGAACTCCGCAACCTCGACACCGTCTTCGCCACCACCAACCGGCTGCGCAGCGAGGGCACCGACAACCTGCTGGCGGCGGCCGCCGACACCGGCACCCGCCGGTTCATCGCGCAGAGCTTCGCCGGCTGGCCGTACAAGCGCGAAGGCAGCCGGATCAAGACCGAGGAAGACCCGCTCGACACCACCCCTCCCCCCGGCACCGAGCAGAGCCTTGGCGCCATGAAGCACCTGGAGGAGGCGGTCACCACCGCCCCCGGCATCGAGGGCATCGTCCTGCGCTACGGCGGCTTCTACGGCCCCGGCACGACGATCTACCCGGGCGGCGAGCAGGCGGAGATGGTGCGCAGGCGCCTCCTGCCGGTGGTGGGCCGCGGCGAGGGAGTGCTGTCGCTGATCCACATCGAGGACGCGGCGGCGGCGACGGCCGCGGCGGTGGAACGGGGCACGCCGGGCATCTACAACATCACGGACGACGACCCCGCGGCGCAGAAGGAGTGGCTGCCGCGGCTGGCGGCGGCGATGGGCGCGCGGCCGCCGCGGCGGGTGCCGGTGTGGCTGGCGCGGCTGGCGGCGGGGAAGTGGGTGACGATGGTGATGACGGAGGGCCGGGGGGCGTCGAACGACAAGGCCAAGAGCGAGCTGGGGTGGCAGCCGGGGCACCCGACGTGGCGGGAGGGGTTCACGGAGGTGTTCGCGGCGAGGTAGGGGCAGGGCGACGGGGGCGGGGGGCCCGTCCCCGCAGGAAGCCACACCGCAACGGGCCCCCCACCCCTTCAGTAGGGCCGGAGCCCGTACCCGTACCGGAACAGCGGCTCCGAGCCGGCCTCCCGGGACACCGCCGCGTCCGCCGCCCGGCGCGGCCAGGTGACCGGCAGCCGCCCGCTGAACCCGGCCCCGAAGAGCGCGTCCGTGATGCCGCGGGCCTCCGTCCCCGGCAGCCAGGCCGCCACGAAGGCGTCCGTGCGCGCCAGGGCCTCCCCCAGCACCAGCGGCCGCCCGGAGTACAGGACGCCCACGCAGGTCTTCGCACGCCCGCACACGTCGGCGAGACCGGCCTCGTTCCGCGCGCCCAGCGCCAGGGTCCCGGAGTCGCCGGACCACTCCGCGTACGGATCCTCGCCGCCGACCCAGATCCCGACGTCGCCGCGCCCCTCGGTCGCCACCTCGATGCCGGTGCCGGCGGTGGCGGCCCGCAGCGCCTGGAGGAACGTCGTCCCCCGCGTCGTCCGCCCCGTACCGCCCTGCCAGCCGACCGACCAGCCGCCGAGCTGCCGCCCCAGGTCGTCGGCGCCGTTGCCGCCGACGACGATGCGGTACGGGCCGCGCCGCGGGAGCGGCAGCGCGCCGCGCTCGTTGCGGAGCAGCACCTGCGAGGCCCGTACGGCCTGGCGCGCGACGGCGCGGTGGCGGGGGGAGCCGACGGCGGCGGTGCGGGCGGGGTCGGTGAAGGGGCGGTCGAAGAGCCCGAGGCGGTCCTTGGCGGCGAGGATGCGGCGTACGGCGTCGTCCACGCGCTGGAGGGGGATGTCCCCGCGGCGGACGCCGCCGACGATTGCGCGGTGCACGCCGCGGTGGTCCCTGGAGACCATGACCATGTCGACGCCGGCGTTGACGGCACGCGCTACCTGGGCGGCGAGGTCCTTGCCGGGGAGCTGCTGCACGGCGTCGTAGTCGCTGACGACGAAGCCGCGGAAGCCGAGTTCGCCTTTGAGCACGCCGGTGAGGAGCCGGCGGTCGCCGTGGGTCTTCGTGCCGTGGACGCTGCTGTAGCTGGCCATGACGGAGCCGACGCCGGCGGCGATGGCGTCGCGGTACGGGGCGAGGTGGACGCGGCGCAGCTCCTCTTCTGTGACCCGTACGTCGCCCTGGTCCAGGAGCCGGCCTTCGCCGGCGGCGGTGCCGTAGGCGGTGCCGCCGTCGCCGAGGTAGTGCTTGGCGGTGGCGAGCACGGAGCGGGGGCCGAGGGCGGCCCCCTGGAACCCGCGCACGGAGGCGGCGCCGAGTTTCCCCACGAGGGCGGGATCCTCGGCGTAGCCCTCGTACGTACGCCCCCACCGCACGTCCTGCGGCACGCACACGCACGGCGTGAACGCCCACCGCACCCCGGCGCCCAGCGTCTCGTCCCGCGCGACGCGCTCGGCGCGGCGGACGAGCGCGGGGGCGCGGGTGGCGCCCATGCCGATGTGGTGCGGGAAGATCACGGACCCGGTGATGCCGCTCATGCCGTGCACGGCGTCGGCACCGTAGAGCAACGGAATACGCAGCCTGCTGCGCAGGGCGGCCCGCTGATACCCGTCGGTCATCCGGGCCCAGGCGGCGGCGTCGTTGCCTCCGCCGCGTGGGCCGCCGTCGTCGCCGGCGCTGAGCATGGCGCCGATGCCGAGACGGGCGAGGTCGCGGGGGTCGCCGAGGAAGGCGTTCTGCACCTGGATCATCTGCCCGGCCTTCTCGGCGAGGGTCATGTGAGGCAGACAGTCGAGACCGCGACAGCGGGCAGGGGGCGCAGGGGGCCGGGAGTCGGGGTCGAGGGAGGAGGGGGCGGCGCAGGCGCCGAGGAGAAGGAGAGAACAGAAAGCGGCAAGGAGACGCATGCTCGTCACCCAACCTATGCCGGGGGCGCGAGTGGCCCAGGCACACGGGACTGGGGGCACAGGTCACCCGCCGGGGGCGGAGGAGGGGCTCAGGAGATGCAACGGGGTCCGGGGGGGGCGGAGCCCCCGGTTTCGGGAAGGGGCGGGATCGGGGACAGCCCCCCGCACCCGGCGTCCGGACCAGCCCTGACCCGCACGCACGCCCGCCCGCGAACGCGCAGCCGCCGGGGTCCGGGGGCCGCGCCCCCGGGGTCCGGGAGGGGGAGACCCCTAGCTCGTGCCCAGGGTGCGGAGGCGGCGGGAGGCCGTGTTGCGGGCTGCCAGGGCCTCGTCCGGCGGGTAGCCCACCTCCTCCAGCGTCAGCCCGTGCGGACGCACGACCTGCACCGCCGAGTCCCGCACCGCCGCCCCCAGCACCCGCCCCACCCACTCCGGCTCCCGGTGCCCGTCGCCGACGAAAAGCATCGCGCCGACCAGCGCCCGCACCATGTTGTGGCAGAAGGCGTCCGCCTTGACCGTCGCCTCCAGCACCCCGTCCGCCCGCCGCGACCACCGCAGGTCCAGCAGCCGCCGGATCGTCGTCGCCCCCTCCCGGCGCTTGCAGAAGGCCGCGAAGTCGTGCTCCCCCAGCAGCAGCTCCGCCGCCGCGTTCATCGCGGCGGCGTCGAGCGGCCGGTTGTGCCACAGCACGTGCCCGCGCAGCAGCGGGTCGACGCCGCCGGGGTCGTCGCCGACGCGGTACGCGTAGCGGCGCCAGATCGCCGAGAACCGGGCGTTGAAGTGCGGCGGTGCGGCGGTCACCCGCCAGACCCGGACATCGTGCGGCAGCCGCCCCGCCAGCCGCCGCAGCAGCAGCTCTCCCCGCTCCCCCTGCTCCGCCCACACCGGCTCCGGCAGGTCGACGTGCGCCACCTGCCCCCGCGCGTGCACCCCCGCGTCCGTACGGCCCGCCACCGTCAGCTCGTACGGCGCGGACGCCCGCAGGACGACGCGCAGCGCCGTCTCCAGCTCCTCCTGTACCGTCCGCTGGCCCTCGCGCTGCCGCGCCCAGCCGGAGAAGCCGCTCCCGTCGTACGACAGGTCCAGCCGCACCCGTACGAAGCCGGCCGCCACCTCGTCACTCACTGCCCTGTTCCTCTCAGCGCGACGGGCCCGCTCCCCCGGAGGGAAACGGGCCCGTCGTCATGCACGAACGCGCGTCAGGCGTCCTTGGCGTCCTTGCCCTCGGCGGACTCGCCGGCCTC from Streptomyces sp. CMB-StM0423 includes the following:
- a CDS encoding ABC-F family ATP-binding cassette domain-containing protein, which translates into the protein MGHLEAAHLEYYLPDGRPLLGDVSFRVGEGAAVALVGANGAGKTTLLRLLAGELQPHGGSISTGGGLGVMPQFVGSVRDERTVRDLLVSVAQPRIRTAAAAVDEAESAIMERDDERAQLAYAQALSDWAEARGYEAETLWDKCTMAALGVPYERAQWREVRTLSGGEQKRLVLEALLRGTDEVLLLDEPDNYLDVPGKLWLEQQLRETQKTVLFVSHDRELLARSAEKIVSVEPSPAGSDVWVHGGGFGTYHEARKERFERFEELRRRWDEEHAKLKRLVIMYKQKAAFNSDMASRYRAAQTRLRKFEEAGPPMAPPREQDIRMRLRGGRTGVRAITCEELELSGLMSPFSLEVFYGERVAVLGSNGSGKSHFLRLLAGSPTGEAVAHGGMWKLGARVVPGHFAQTHAHPELQGRTLLDILWKDHAKDKGASMSALRRYELDRAAEQPFDRLSGGQQARFQILLLELEGSTALLLDEPTDNLDLESAEALQEGLEAYEGTVLAVTHDRWFARSFDRFLLFGADGRVRETPEAVWDEGRVARRR
- a CDS encoding glycoside hydrolase family 3 protein; this encodes MTLAEKAGQMIQVQNAFLGDPRDLARLGIGAMLSAGDDGGPRGGGNDAAAWARMTDGYQRAALRSRLRIPLLYGADAVHGMSGITGSVIFPHHIGMGATRAPALVRRAERVARDETLGAGVRWAFTPCVCVPQDVRWGRTYEGYAEDPALVGKLGAASVRGFQGAALGPRSVLATAKHYLGDGGTAYGTAAGEGRLLDQGDVRVTEEELRRVHLAPYRDAIAAGVGSVMASYSSVHGTKTHGDRRLLTGVLKGELGFRGFVVSDYDAVQQLPGKDLAAQVARAVNAGVDMVMVSRDHRGVHRAIVGGVRRGDIPLQRVDDAVRRILAAKDRLGLFDRPFTDPARTAAVGSPRHRAVARQAVRASQVLLRNERGALPLPRRGPYRIVVGGNGADDLGRQLGGWSVGWQGGTGRTTRGTTFLQALRAATAGTGIEVATEGRGDVGIWVGGEDPYAEWSGDSGTLALGARNEAGLADVCGRAKTCVGVLYSGRPLVLGEALARTDAFVAAWLPGTEARGITDALFGAGFSGRLPVTWPRRAADAAVSREAGSEPLFRYGYGLRPY
- the truA gene encoding tRNA pseudouridine(38-40) synthase TruA — translated: MSDEVAAGFVRVRLDLSYDGSGFSGWARQREGQRTVQEELETALRVVLRASAPYELTVAGRTDAGVHARGQVAHVDLPEPVWAEQGERGELLLRRLAGRLPHDVRVWRVTAAPPHFNARFSAIWRRYAYRVGDDPGGVDPLLRGHVLWHNRPLDAAAMNAAAELLLGEHDFAAFCKRREGATTIRRLLDLRWSRRADGVLEATVKADAFCHNMVRALVGAMLFVGDGHREPEWVGRVLGAAVRDSAVQVVRPHGLTLEEVGYPPDEALAARNTASRRLRTLGTS
- a CDS encoding NAD-dependent epimerase/dehydratase family protein, producing MKILVTGATGALGSRLVPLLTAAGHTVTGTTTSEAKTERLRAAGAEPVVLDVLDPAAVREAVADAAPEVIVHEATALSQQTDLSARELRNLDTVFATTNRLRSEGTDNLLAAAADTGTRRFIAQSFAGWPYKREGSRIKTEEDPLDTTPPPGTEQSLGAMKHLEEAVTTAPGIEGIVLRYGGFYGPGTTIYPGGEQAEMVRRRLLPVVGRGEGVLSLIHIEDAAAATAAAVERGTPGIYNITDDDPAAQKEWLPRLAAAMGARPPRRVPVWLARLAAGKWVTMVMTEGRGASNDKAKSELGWQPGHPTWREGFTEVFAAR